The window CGACACAAATTGCCCACGTGCAAGATGAGTTCGTGAGAATTCCGGGATAAGCATGCGACGATGCGGGGCGCGCAAATCCTTCGTGCCGAAGGAGGGCGCCAAGTATCGCGGAAGTCTGATACAGAAGGGTGCAGTATGCGCGCCCCAGTCGCATGAAGACTTTGTGGAGCCCGGCTCGCACCGGTGACAAATTCGAGGGATAAACAGGTCCAGGCCCCCTGCCCTTTGTCTTGTGCGCGGAGTCGGGCTCCACATTAATTCCAGTTCCTTTATAAACGCACGCAACCCTTCTGTGCAACCGTGTGATTCCGCCGGCGCTGTGCACATATCCTTCTCGCACGTCATGGTGTCTTCTTGAGAACCCCTTATCGTTGCGGCTGCGGTAACTTCGCGCACTTCACACTTATATGGGAGCGGAATCGTGCTACGCCCGATTTCTCACGAACATCTCCCGCAACCCGCGCGTCCGCGAGACTTGTGGTGAAAAACAAAGCGGTTCTCCCAAAGCAGAGTGTGTTCGCGAGAAATCCTCATGACATAACCTCAACGTTTTGCACGTGAGCAATTTGCGTCGGCGCTCAATCGCGCCAGTGCAAATTGCGGACTACACGTCGCGGCGTCCGATGGCAAGCGACCTAACGGAAGGTAAGAACTGATACCGCTGTATCGGATTCGTCGTAAACCTCGTGAATGCGGAAGTTGCGGAAGCACTCACAGGCACTTGGGATATGCCTGGACTTGACATACGCACCACGGATTTGCCAAACTCCCGATTCTAAGCCGGGCATGTAGGGATGCAAGCCTGGGGAAGTACTTCTTTTGGTCAAAACGCTGCGTGGGTTCGCCACCCTTGGCTGACACCATAGACAGGCAACCTTTTGCGGAGAACCGTGGAAAAGACAGGGGCAAGCGTTAGTTCCGCCTTGTCGGCGATAGCGCAACACGAGCAGTTTCTTCTGGCCAAGCAAGATGAAGCGGATGGCCAGGCGGAAGCCATTCTAAAAGCGGCACGGATTGAGGCGGCTCGAATCGCCGAGGAATCGGCTACCTCGCTATCCGCGGAAGTCACCCGGATCCAGCGCGATGCGGAGACGCAACGCGAGGCTCAGCGCCTTCAGCGGATCAAACAAGCGCAAGAAAAACTTGAGCGCATGCGGAAGGACGCGGAAGCGAAAGCGCGCATAGCGGTTCGCAGCGTCGTTGCGCTCGTATTACCACCCACCGGACAACGAGCTGGGGACCATACCCGATGATCGCCAAAATGGAACGCCTTGAGATTGTGTGCATGCGCGAAGCCATGCCCGGAGTGGTTGGATTCCTGCAGGATCAGGGCCTATTGCACGTCGAAGAAGTCCCCCTTGCGCAGGACGCCGCTCCCGGATTCCTGAAGCGCGTCGCTTTGGAGCCGTCCCAGCAGCAGAAGGCGGACGCCCTCGAGACCCAGCATCGGACCCTCAACGAGGTGATCCCGCTGCTGTCGGCAAAGCCGCTTCCTCAGTACGTGACGGCGGCAGGAAACAGCCTTAAGTCAAAGACAGACCAAGAGTTAGAAGAAATGGCGCGGGGCTGGGTGCGCGAACTGCGCGCATTGACCCGGCGTCGTTTGAACGTGCAAGACAATCTGGAAGTCCTTTCCAGTTTCAAGAAGACCCTTGAATCGATAGCCCCGTTGTTGGGTGGCCGCCCCGTGGTGTTGGGCAAAGACGCCCGCGCGTTCGTCCTGAAGGGCGACGTGGCCCGAGGGTTGGAGCGGCTGGAAGAACGCCGCAAGGGCGAGATTGGCGCGGATAGCCGCTTGTTCAGCCACAAGGTTTCGCGGAACGTCGTGGCGGGCGTGTTGACGTACCCGGCATCGCGCAACGAAATTGTGGCGCGCATCTTCAAGGAAGAGTTGATTCCGCCCGTGGAACTCCCCGAGAAGGATCTCCGCGGGGCGTCGATCCAGGAAGTGATTCAGAAGCTCGATCTGGCGATCGCGAAGCACAAATCGAGCGGCCAGGAGTTGGAAGGCCGGCTCTTCAATTACTCGAAAGAAATAGGGGCCGAGTTGCTCGCGTACGAAGCGAAGATCTCGGATGAACTATCGCAATTGACATCGATGGGCAGTTTCGCGCAAAGCGCGATGGTCGGGGTAATCCACGGCTGGGCGCCGAGCGACATGGTCGGCACTCTCACCGCCCGCATCGAGAACAAGTTCCCGGGCCAGGTGCTAGTCAGCCACCTCCCGATAGACAAGATCGACGTGCACGAGATTCCGACATTCCTGCGGAATCATCAATTGCTCAAGCCGTTCGAGACGTTGCTGATGATCTTCAAGCCGCCTACATACGGCACCATCGACCCGACCGGGCTTGTGGCAATCTCGTTTGTGATTTTCTACGGGTTCATTCTTGGCGATGTTGGATACGCTGCTGTCGTTGCGTTGTTCGGTCTTTTCATGAAGCGCAAGTTCGGCCATATCGATATCCTAAGCAACATCGGCACCGTGGCGTATTGGATGGCCGCGTCATCCGCCGTGTTTGGTGTGGTGTTCGGCGAATACTTCGGCGACCTTGGACACAAGTTGCTTCACTTGCCGGTCTTTTTCCATCGCGGACATGATGTGACGACGTTGATGCTCTGCGCGATAGCGTTTGGGGCAATTCACATTCCCCTCGCGCTTGTCCTCGGAATTTGGGCCGACTTCAGCCATCACCATGCGAAGCACGCCGCAGAAAAGCTTGGGTTGCTGCTCGGCCTGATTGCCATTGGCATATTCGCGATGCAGTTCTTCAAAGTGGCGCCGTTCACGGCCTTCCCCTTCACGATCGTTGCGGTCGCGCTTGTCGTCATCTTCTTGGGGCTGCTGGTATGGGCATCCGGCGCCATGGCCCCGGTTCTCGCCTTGGAAGTGGTATCCCTTCTGGGCAACGTCCTTTCCTACTGCCGTCTTATGGCGCTCGGACTGGCCGGTGTACTAATCGCGGACCTTGCCAATCAGACCGCCCACGGAGTGGGGCTGATCATCGGGATTCCGCTGGCCCTGCTGATTCATACGTTCAATATCGGTTTGAGCATGTTTAGCCCAACGATCCACTCGTTGCGTCTGAATTATGTTGAGTTCCTGCCAAAGTTTTATCGTCCCGAAGGAAGAAGTTACCAACCGTTCAAGAAGGAGGCACTATGGTGACGGTTCTGAAGCATAGGAGCGGAGTGAGAGTCGCACTGGCCGGGTTGGCCATCGCGGTTCTGATGTTGGCCGTTGGGCCATTGTTTATCCCGGCGCACGCGCAAGAAGGCGGCGCGGAAGGCACGACAGCGATCGAAAAAGATCGCCAGGCCGGTAGCGTGGGCTACGGTTTGCGCGCTCTGGGTCTTGCCGTTGGCGCGGGCATCGCAATTGCCGGCGCAGGTCTCGGAACGGGCCGTGCGCAGGCGTCGGTAGGCGCAGGCGGTACGGGCGCGATTACGGAAAAGCCCGAGCTGTTCGGTAACGTGCTGCTTCTGTTCGCGATTCCCGAAACGATCGTCGTGTTCGGGTTCGTTATCGCGATTATGCTCCTGATGCGAATCTAGCGTTTCATCCCATGCAGCAAGCCTTGATGGATACCATGGCGCGCCTGACCGCGCAGCAGTGCGAGGATAAACTCGCCGAAGCGCGGCAGAAGGCGGACGCCATTATCGCGGACGCGAAAGCGAAAGCGGAGAGCCGTCGCACAAAAGCGTTGGAGCAGGCGCACGCGGAAGCGGAACGTCTGGCGAAACGCGCGCTGGAATTGGCGATGCGGGCCGCGGAAAACGAGACCATGACCATGGAACATGCCGTGGCCGATGAAGTATTGGTTTCCGCGGGCGTCGAGTTGGAGCGCTTGGCGAAGAGCGAGCGCTTCCCCGGTATTCTGGAAGGGATGCTGGCCGAATTGGTCGCGTACGCGCCAAAGACCGGCATTATCCTGGCGCCATCGGCGCACGTAGAGGTTTGCCAGGCGTGGATCCAAAAGCAGGGTTTGAGCGGTTTGAGCGTACAGCCCGACCCATACCTTGCCGACGGTGTCGCGTATCAAGACGCGGAGCATACGTATCGAATCACCAACTCGCTCTCGGCGCGGTTCGCCAAGGTCCAAAATGAGGCGCGGCGAATCTGTCTCGAAACGTTGTTTGGCGAAAAGGTGGGGCACTGATGGAAAACACGGACGCGCTCGCGCCCTACATGAACTCCCGCATTTGCGGGATGCGGAGCCGGTTGCTGCCGCGCGCCGAGTTCGAGAATTTGCTCGACTTGGGCGATGCGGGCCGCGTAGCGGATGCGCTGCTGTCGGGACCGTATCAACAGGAAATGGCGGAGGCGCTGACCCGGTATCACGGGGCCGACGCCGTGGAAGACGCCGTCACCCGCAATCTCGTGGCGACGTTTAACACGCTGTACGGCCTGACGCAGGGTTACTTGCGCGAGCTGACGCAGATCTTCCTGCTTCGATGGGACTTGATTGCGGTGAAATCGCTGCTGCGCGCGCGACGTCACAACCTGGACGAAGCGACGGCCTCGATGGGGCTCATGCCCGGACCGAGCATGACCGTGGCAGTCCAGAAGTCGTTTCTGGCTCACGACTCCATGGAATCCTTGATTGGAGCGTTGGCTTCGTGGAAGCCGTCCTTGTGCGGCGTTCTTGAAGAGGCGCTTCCGGCGTATCAGGCGGCGAACGAGGTGACCCCTCTTGAAGAACGGTTGGATCGCGAGTATTTCGTAACGAGCGTGAAGACGTTGCGCGCGGCGGAAGACGACGACGCGAAGATTCTGCGCACCGCGCTGCAAATGGAGATCGACCGGATCAACATGCGGACGATCTTCCAGCTTAAAGACCCGAGTCTTGGAGCGGATGCGCTCGCGGAACGGTTGCTGCCGCACGGATTGTTGCACGCGAGCACGTTGCAGAACATGGCGACGGCCCGCGACGCGCAGCACGCAGCGGAACTCCTGAGCGGAACGGCCTACAAAGAGATGGCCGACCGCTTCTTCATGTTCGTGCAGACGATGCGGTATTCGCCGCTGGAACGGTTGTTCGATTCGTTGATTATTCGCCACCTGAAACGCGAGTCGCGGGTACACGTGATGAGCATTGCGGTGCTGATGCACTACACGTGGCTGAAGTACAACGAGGTCGTGAACCTCCGGCTGATAGCGCGCGGCGAAGCGAGCAAGCTGCCGCGTGGCCGAATCCGTGAGGAGGTTGTCTATGCCTAGTGTAGCGGCGCTGGCGAACGGCGCGCTGGCCCTGAAGCTGACGCTTGCGGGATTGCCCGTGCAGACCGTGCAGGACGTGCAAGATGTGGAAGAAACGCTGGGCGGGCTCCTGGAGAGCGATGTCAGCGTGGTGGTGGTTCAGGAAGATTTCCGGAACCAGTTTTCAGAATGGTTCATCGAGCGGATGAAACGCCGCAAAGGCGGCCCGCTTGTTGTCTATTGTCCCGGGTTTGAAGAAGAAGAATCGGATGTGGACGCCTATTTGAACGCCGTGTTGAAACCGGCGATAGGCTACGAAATCAGACTGGAGTGACGACATGCCCGCAACGGAACAAAAGCAGGTTGGGTCGCTAACGCGTATTTCGGGGCCGATGGTATCGGCGAGCGGAATGCTCGGAGTGGCCATGGGCGAGATTTTGCGCGTCGGCAAGATGGGCCTCATGGGAGAGGTCATTCGAATCGACAAAGACACGATCTTCGCGCAGGTCTTCGAGGACACCCAAGGGATGTACCTGGGCGAACCCGTCGTGCCTACGGGGCGGCCCCTGTCTGTTGAATTGGGACCGGGACTGCTGGGCTCGACGTTCGACGG of the Candidatus Hydrogenedentota bacterium genome contains:
- a CDS encoding F0F1 ATP synthase subunit C, which encodes MLAVGPLFIPAHAQEGGAEGTTAIEKDRQAGSVGYGLRALGLAVGAGIAIAGAGLGTGRAQASVGAGGTGAITEKPELFGNVLLLFAIPETIVVFGFVIAIMLLMRI
- a CDS encoding V-type ATPase subunit, with protein sequence MENTDALAPYMNSRICGMRSRLLPRAEFENLLDLGDAGRVADALLSGPYQQEMAEALTRYHGADAVEDAVTRNLVATFNTLYGLTQGYLRELTQIFLLRWDLIAVKSLLRARRHNLDEATASMGLMPGPSMTVAVQKSFLAHDSMESLIGALASWKPSLCGVLEEALPAYQAANEVTPLEERLDREYFVTSVKTLRAAEDDDAKILRTALQMEIDRINMRTIFQLKDPSLGADALAERLLPHGLLHASTLQNMATARDAQHAAELLSGTAYKEMADRFFMFVQTMRYSPLERLFDSLIIRHLKRESRVHVMSIAVLMHYTWLKYNEVVNLRLIARGEASKLPRGRIREEVVYA